From a region of the Calliphora vicina chromosome 4, idCalVici1.1, whole genome shotgun sequence genome:
- the LOC135958306 gene encoding probable basic-leucine zipper transcription factor F produces MSQLLIMCLLTLAILQNCGSFSQDIVTQVHSNEFKNKRNQGDVYTDAKEEEESIDELNFETVLIVPKKCKQHNFKGVCISFPYKTQSFSQADDWHEDRKNLNNYNFEEQTENNCGHQLHQHHQQYHHNNGFNGHLNPQQYPAYNSLYNRLFPIPQDIHHRPEYYPQDKQSNGFNSESNRNDSYADATEEEEEVIFPARTLLDAPRNFANQCYGQTYKGHEIIRPVKRDDNAGPEHLKNSNGNQPLPYELQSSGTYNLNTNFQRNIQLQRERNNPEFRRVISNTRLNNYGEHLNNKNVLDVNNQNNNKDTNDDVDITFRTILNVPTNCQHKDFKGRCL; encoded by the exons atgtcacAATTGTTAATAATGTGTCTGCTTACACTGGCCATCTTGCAAAATTGCGGCAGTTTTTCTCAAGACATTGTTACCCAGGTacattcaaatgaatttaaaaacaagagGAATCAAGGTGATGTCTATACTGATGCTAAGGAAGAGGAAGAGTCTATTGACGAGTTAAATTTTGAGACTGTTTTGATTGTTCCCAAAAAATGCAAGCAACACAATTTTAAGGGAGTTTGCATTag TTTTCCTTATAAAACTCAAAGTTTTTCTCAGGCAGATGATTGGCATGAggatagaaaaaatttaaataattataacttTGAGGaacaaacagaaaataattGTGGCCATCAATTGCACCAGCATCATCAACAATATCATCATAATAATGGATTTAATGGACATTTGAATCCTCAGCAATATCCTGCATATAATTCACTATATAATCGTTTATTTCCAATACCTCAAGATATCCATCATCGACCAGAATATTACCCCCAAGATAAACAATCAAATGGGTTTAATAGTGAGAGCAATCGAAATGACAGCTATGCTGATGCTACTGAAGAAGAGGAGGAGGTAATTTTTCCGGCTCGTACACTGTTGGATGCGCCCAGAAATT TTGCAAACCAATGTTATGGTCAAACTTACAAAGGTCATGAAATTATAAGGCCTGTTAAGAGAGATGACAATGCTGGACCAGAACATCTTAAGAATTCAAATGGTAATCAACCACTGCCTTATGAGTTACAGTCCTCTGGAacttataatttaaatacaaattttcaacgCAATATACAGTTACAACGTGAGAGAAATAATCCAGAGTTTAGAAGAGTTATATCCAATACTAGGCTCAACAATTATGgcgaacatttaaacaataaGAATGTTTTAGATGTTAAtaaccaaaataataataaagacactaatgatgatgttgatattacttttcgtacaattttGAATGTTCCTACAAATTGTCAGCATAAAGATTTTAAAGGTCGTTGTTTAtag